A single region of the Brachypodium distachyon strain Bd21 chromosome 3, Brachypodium_distachyon_v3.0, whole genome shotgun sequence genome encodes:
- the LOC100835421 gene encoding probable ADP-ribosylation factor GTPase-activating protein AGD14, which translates to MASRVKEDERNERVIRGLLKLPANKRCINCNNLGPQYVCTNFWTFVCTNCSGAHREFTHRVKSVSMAKFTAQEVSALQGGGNERAREIFFKEWDSQRGSYPDSSNVDKLRNFIKHVYVERRYTGERSSDRPPRGKDDKDEPSENRRSDGNRGGSRSPPYNESYSDRRSYSGRSDDRNSRYSYGERSPGYDQSDYKKSPRCFEAVDDRSGKTTPVQRFEDRRFSEPRKPETGSPNYEREANGSSPPVVRPVREILGDDAPQLRIGEPPKPNVAKQIDPPKPNGIRTIEPPPQAQRTSTATSVGSSEGTLEQMKVASPISLIDFSADPEPSASAPPSQTGPAPQQHPVNAQPPQPINAAVQQPVLEQGKSAPSVSGGDWASFDAFGQQQIPQATSSVNPLESVLAELSFSETPSAPNTSTFPISVDPKANDGGQSSMIDQSHSSLFGAPLGISGNQHQASTGMSIQGSSIQQSAVAAPMGVLPSQVPSSSQGTSGIQEATSSADDKSSGRKPLPVDFFTSLYPSAAPTMPGWQRAPQFGMGFAMQYPPGMLQGGYPQAAFSQPAYQQTYQQPLYQQPAYPQHSYPQPAKASNPFDLGNEPAQAHTPLSGPLGASAGATPETLLGTSSFGVPPRQPQQLYQSSAPQNHYMMQHVPNNMPGQLPNNMLPRQQGGPGSLGIGYDQQAAPRYSQPSTPPSYGAVGGNPFG; encoded by the exons atggcgagcaGGGTGAAGGAGGACGAGAGGAACGAGCGGGTCATACGCGGGCTGCTCAAGCTGCCCGCCAACAAGAGGTGCATCAACTGCAACAATCTG GGACCACAATATGTGTGCACAAATTTCTGGACCTTTGTTTGTACCAATTGCAGTGGAGCGCA CCGAGAGTTCACACATCGGGTGAAATCAGTTTCTATGGCTAAATTTACTGCACAAGAAGTTAGTGCTCTtcaaggaggaggaaatgAG CGTGCTAGAGAAATATTTTTCAAGGAGTGGGATTCTCAGCGCGGTTCATACCCTGACAGCAG TAATGTGGATAAATTGAGGAATTTCATTAAGCATGTTTATGTGGAACGGAGGTATACAGGAGAAAGAAGCTCTGATAGACCACCGAGGGGAAAG GATGATAAGGATGAACCTAGTGAAAATAGAAGGTCTGATGGAAATCGGGGTGGTTCAAGAAGTCCACCATACAATGAAAGTTACTCTGACCGCCGGAGTTATAGTGGACGGAGTGATGACAGAAATTCCAGATATTCCTATGGAGAACGTAGTCCTGGCTATGACCAGAGTGACTATAAGAAAAGTCCCCGCTGCTTTGAGGCTGTCGATGATAGATCTGGAAAAACAACTCCAGTTCAAAGATTTGAAGACCGCAGGTTTTCTGAACCACGAAAGCCAGAAACTGGGTCTCCAAATTATGAGAGAGAAGCCAATGGATCTAGTCCGCCTGTTGTACGACCAGTGAGGGAGATACTGGGTGATGATGCCCCTCAACTTCGGATTGGTGAACCTCCAAAGCCAAATGTAGCCAAACAAATTGACCCTCCAAAACCAAATGGAATCAGGACCATTGAACCTCCACCTCAGGCACAG AGGACATCTACTGCCACCAGTGTTGGTTCTTCTGAGGGTACTTTGGAACAGATGAAGGTAGCAAGTCCAATCAGTTTAATTGATTTTAGTGCAGACCCTGAACCTTCTGCATCTGCCCCACCATCACAGACAGGCCCTGCACCCCAACAGCATCCTGTTAATGCACAGCCACCACAGCCTATTAATGCAGCAGTGCAGCAGCCTGTTCTTGAACAAGGCAAAAGTGCTCCATCAGTGAGTGGTGGTGATTGGGCATCTTTTGATGCTTTCGGCCAGCAACAAATACCACAAGCAACCAGCAGTGTAAATCCCCTTGAGTCTGTACTTGCAGAACTATCATTCTCCGAAACACCCTCTGCACCCAATACATCAACATTTCCAATTTCTGTTGATCCAAAAGCAAATGATGGAGGACAGTCATCCATGATAGATCAGTCACATTCTTCGTTATTTGGTGCACCCCTGGGAATCTCAGGCAATCAGCATCAG GCGTCAACAGGGATGTCCATCCAAGGATCTTCAATTCAGCAATCTGCTGTAGCTGCCCCTATGGGCGTTCTTCCATCCCAAGTGCCTTCTAGTTCACAAGGAACCAGTGGCATCCAAGAAGCAACATCCTCTGCTGATGATAAATCCAGTGGGAGGAAACCATTGCCAGTG GATTTCTTTACGTCACTATATCCATCAGCAGCTCCAACAATGCCTGGTTGGCAGAGAGCTCCTCAGTTTGGAATGGGTTTTGCAATGCAGTATCCTCCTGGAATG TTGCAGGGTGGGTATCCTCAGGCAGCATTTTCTCAACCTGCAtatcaacaaacatatcaaCAACCTTTGTATCAACAACCTGCATATCCGCAGCATTCATATCCTCAACCTGCGAAAGCTTCAAACCCTTTTGATTTGGGAAATGAGCCAGCTCAAGCTCACACG CCCCTATCTGGGCCACTGGGAGCATCAGCAGGCGCTACCCCGGAAACATTACTTGGTACCTCTAGTTTTGGAGTTCCACCACGGCAACCTCAGCAGCTGTATCAGTCATCTGCACCTCAAA ACCATTACATGATGCAGCATGTTCCAAATAACATGCCTGGGCAGCTACCTAATAACATGCTTCCAAG GCAACAAGGAGGGCCAGGCTCTCTTGGCATTGGCTATGATCAACAAGCTGCTCCCAGGTACTCGCAGCCAAGCACACCACCTTCCTATGGTGCTGTTGGTGGAAATCCTTTTGGGTAA